One Drosophila subobscura isolate 14011-0131.10 chromosome U, UCBerk_Dsub_1.0, whole genome shotgun sequence DNA window includes the following coding sequences:
- the LOC117900202 gene encoding uncharacterized protein LOC117900202 isoform X5 has product MEFSTYRMSFLWLLGLCLLIFKAGPTEAQGKRASRITSSRSFGTNVKSTSSNGLSFDCPEEFGYYPHPTDCTQYYVCVFGGALLESCTGGLMYSHELQTCDWPRNVGCELVDTSTERGPARGQSQTQQQQHHQQHVPSRVRFGSAFSSPGGAQKAPTVAPQYHRSPPQVIQAQVHNIPPPPPELRVPPNPVVTSRGQPKPLLDAQEDIAKLYAEAQETLPPAEEEESDRQQRVYRGQPSTVSQVQRDRDGIIHQASINAIPQSGKLSSYAFGTAYSESLNDEQTLEYELSHNGLEARTRKRRELTRQTTAVADTATETTTTPEPEPKVQTEMPNDSNTSSEVMETESSSTLPGNDSESNNSEEHYDEVAPVEDKIQKYSSKISQRRETPANAVMEFDYAGDEAAEDEDERPEETDAATGESKRRPRQLRPLTHTSAKWPAQNYREIDNQGYHQHQTGQSYSFGNFNPYLTPPASPAQTPQPYGNHNYNKVNAGYPAQAYLHQQQQISTANQQKPKVVYTGYNLSLPPPPLEDDFRPIAGNYFGAPSNPRLPPQNLQQQHSSSGGDLLPYLIQQLKELKERRKNIQAENFAYFHLDNQPVTPATASAPAPSSSHATTTAQTPFAYYSHSHLSGDPSKPTQQVTPVPKGQYSTMGGFYNNQGPDHGQVNPNYPGKLVSQYSIGSTTESNYFQYNVIANQKMKGVYSTAKPNQVGQVAVKVRPPVTPLQVTQSINIVSAPNLAYNRPNTGLQQVPFRDFSHIPVGISYTGNSTVPESYQTFTKTITSTEAPATTTTADKPKLTNFQFNIHEFMANLKSSDLASVNPAINPLIKYFKQLNSDVQRRPVALSSTTTIPISTTLSTSTPKPRQREKPTITTTSRPLKGYESFIKGIQNQINKQTSSQSAAPPTKSPTTPRVRPTIRTSSSSSTTTTESVDYYDEDYEEDDDILPPSHLPPYMPMSETMAPPRPQLAATTAPVTGLPVRNNFQTGFMEATTTRRPFPNFAQLNSRPSTETGTGVPSFINFPSDIFQELKQRLPQSTTPTSAASTTQSTRPSSTTASTSTSTRMRYTTRPRTRGQQKWMTMAPAAAAAKGVENNTKRAKNESNSMSGYYSGKQSHSSLGGLQLNSVHIVGSDSGGDRHRDIEYQQQQQQQDHQQQQQQQQQQQYHQPAVRHQQTQSTYRPLEQSATPTPPQKPLYSNQPTLTYSTDYDEDINAQIEQDNVYDQPTHSPQRNNNRNRGGAIYANQDRDVVPTANRGTHPPRTRPTLKPSGTIVSKAQEFVDIYRYPPTRPDPIYPQPTPDKTAAKCRKDVCLLPDCYCGGRDIPGGLNVTQTPQIVLITFDDAINPINIDIYAELFNNKTRKNPNGCPWRATFYLSHEWTDYGMVQDLYADGHEMASHTVSHSFGEQFSQKKWTREIAGQREILAAYGGVKLSDVRGMRAPFLSVGGNKMYKMLYDSNFTYDSSMPVYENRPPSWPYTLDYKIFHDCMIPPCPTRSYPGVWQVPMVMWQDLNGGRCSMGDACSNPSDAEGVTKMIMKNFERHYTTNRAPFGLFYHAAWFTQPHHKEGFIKFLDAINAMPDVWILTNWQALQWVRDPTPISRINSFQPFQCDYSDRPKRCNNPKVCNLWHKSGVRYMKTCQPCPDIYPWTGKSGIRSSRIDNDNNVEEPAAA; this is encoded by the exons ATGGAGTTTTCAACATATCGAATGagttttctgtggctgctgggaTTATGTCTACTGATATTCAAAGCAG GACCCACAGAAGCTCAAGGCAAACGCGCCTCACGCATCACCAGCTCTCGCAGCTTTGGCACCAACGTCAAGTCCACCAGCTCCAATGGCCTCAGCTTCGACTGCCCCGAGGAGTTCGGCTACTATCCGCACCCCACGGACTGCACACAGTACTACGTGTGCGTGTTCGGTGGGGCACTACTTGAGAGCTGCACCGGCGGCCTTATGTACTCGCACGAACTACAGACCTGTGACTGGCCACGGAACGTGGGCTGCGAGTTGGTGGACACTTCCACGGAGCGCGGCCCGGCAcgtggccagagccagacgcagcagcagcagcatcatcagcagcatgtTCCTAGCCGCGTGCGCTTTGGGTCCGCTTTCAGCAGTCCAGGTGGCGCCCAAAAGGCGCCCACAGTGGCGCCGCAATACCATCGCTCTCCGCCACAGGTCATACAGGCTCAGGTCCACAATATCCCACCGCCTCCACCAGAGCTGCGCGTTCCACCCAATCCGGTGGTCACGTCGCGGGGTCAGCCGAAGCCATTGCTGGACGCACAAGAGGACATAGCGAAG CTCTATGCTGAGGCGCAGGAAACACTGCCACccgcggaggaggaggagtccgATCGTCAGCAGCGTGTGTATCGCGGCCAGCCAAGCACCGTTAGCCAGGTACAACGGGATCGCGATGGCATCATCCATCAGGCAAGCATCAATGCCATACCCCAGAGCGGAAAGCTCAGCTCCTACGCCTTCGGAACAGCCTACAG CGAAAGCTTGAATGACGAACAAACGCTCGAATACGAACTGTCACATAACGGACTCGAGGCACGAACGCGAAAACGACGAGAACTCACGAGGCAGACAACGGCAGTTGCGGACACAGCAAcggagacaacaacaacaccagaaccagaacccaaAGTGCAAACAGAAATGCCCAACGATTCGAATACATCGAGCGAAGTGATGGAAACtgaaagcagcagcacgctACCCGGCAACGACAGTGAATCGAATAACTCAGAGGAGCACTACGACGAGGTGGCTCCTGTCGAAGATAAGATACAAAAGTACTCCTCAAAGATAAGTCAGCGAAGGGAAACCCCAGCAAATGCAGTAATGGAGTTTGACTACGCTGGTGATGAAGCTGCTGAAGACGAGGACGAGCGCCCAGAGGAAACAGATGCGGCAACAGGGGAGTCAAAAAGACGCCCGCGTCAGCTTCGCCCACTCACGCACACCTCTGCCAAATGGCCGGCACAGAACTATCGGGAAATTGACAACCAAGGCTACCATCAGCATCAGACTGGCCAAAGCTATAGCTTTGGTAACTTCAATCCATATCTAACGCCACCAGCCAGTCCCGCGCAGACTCCGCAGCCGTACGGCAATCACAACTACAACAAAGTAAACGCCGGCTATCCCGCTCAGGCTTATctacaccagcaacagcagattTCCAcagcaaaccaacaaaagccaaaggtTGTGTACACCGGCTACAATCTATCGCTGCCACCGCCCCCCTTGGAGGATGACTTTCGCCCGATTGCGGGCAACTACTTCGGAGCGCCAAGCAATCCACGATTGCCCCCGCAGAACCTCCAACAACAGCACTCGAGCAGCGGTGGAGATCTGCTACCATATTTAATACAGCAGCTGAAGGAATTAAAGGAACGTCGCAAGAATATACAAGCGGAAAACTTTGCCTATTTTCATTTGGACAATCAGCCAGTGACACCCGCCACTGCCAGCGCCCCAGCACCCAGCTCCTCACACGCCACAACCACAGCACAAACGCCGTTCGCGTACTACTCACACTCCCACCTATCAGGCGACCCGTCCAAGCCCACACAGCAGGTGACACCCGTTCCCAAAGGACAGTACAGCACCATGGGAGGTTTTTACAATAATCAGGGTCCCGATCATGGGCAAGTCAACCCGAACTATCCCGGTAAGCTGGTATCCCAGTACAGCATTGGCAGCACCACGGAGAGCAACTATTTTCAGTATAATGTTATAGCGAATCAGAAGATGAAAGGCGTCTACAGCACAGCCAAACCGAATCAAGTAGGACAAGTGGCGGTCAAAGTGCGACCCCCAGTCACACCGCTGCAGGTCACGCAGAGCATCAACATTGTGTCGGCGCCCAATCTGGCCTACAACAGGCCCAACACAGGTCTGCAACAGGTGCCATTCCGTGACTTTTCGCACATACCCGTAGGCATAAGCTATACGGGCAACAGCACCGTGCCAGAATCCTATCAGACTTTTACCAAGACAATCACTTCCACAGAGGCTCCGGCGACCACAACGACTGCCGATAAGCCCAAGCTGacaaattttcaattcaatatCCATGAGTTCATGGCTAACCTAAAGTCCAGCGATCTGGCAAGTGTGAATCCGGCCATAAACCCATTGATTAAGTACTTCAAGCAGTTGAACAGCGATGTCCAGCGACGTCCAGTTGCCCTTTCCAGCACGACGACAATCCCAATTTCCACCACATTGAGTACTTCTACACCTAAACCACGACAAAGAGAAAAGCCAACCATTACAACCACTTCGAGACCGCTCAAGGGCTACGAGAGCTTTATCAAGGGcatacaaaatcaaatcaacaaaCAGACCTCGAGTCAGAGTGCGGCACCGCCTACAAAATCCCCAACAACGCCGCGAGTAAGACCCACAATAAggactagcagcagcagcagcacaacgaCTACCGAAAGCGTCGACTACTACGACGAGGACTACGAGGAAGATGATGATATACTGCCACCGTCACACTTGCCGCCTTATATGCCCATGTCCGAGACAATGGCACCACCACGCCCGCAActggcagccaccacagcGCCTGTGACTGGGCTGCCAGTACGCAACAACTTCCAGACTGGATTCATGGAAGCCACCACCACACGACGTCCATTCCCAAACTTTGCGCAGCTTAACAGCAGGCCCAGTACGGAGACTGGCACTGGAGTGCCGTCATTCATCAACTTCCCCAGCGACATATTCCAGGAACTTAAGCAACGTCTGCCACAGTCCACCACTCCCACGTCAGCGGCTTCCACTACGCAGAGCACGCGGCCCAGCTCCACGACAGCATCCACATCAACATCCACACGAATGCGCTACACAACGCGGCCACGCACTAGAGGACAACAAAAGTGGATGACGAtggcaccagctgcagctgcagccaagGGAGTCGAGAACAACACCAAACGGGCGAAAAATGAAAGTAATTCAATGTCCGGCTACTATTCCGGCAAGCAAAGTCACAGCAGCTTAGGTGGCCTCCAATTGAACTCTGTGCACATCGTCGGCTCAGACTCAGGCGGGGACAGACACAG GGACATTGAgtatcaacaacaacaacagcagcaagaccatcagcagcagcagcaacagcagcaacagcaacaatatcaTCAGCCAGCTGTGCGCCATCAACAGACGCAATCAACGTACCGTCCACTGGAGCAATCGGCCACACCGACTCCACCACAGAAGCCGCTGTACAGCAATCAACCGACGTTGACCTACAGCACGGACTACGATGAGGATATTAATGCACAG ATCGAGCAAGATAATGTGTACGATCAGCCCACACATTCGCCCCAAAG AAACAACAATAGAAACCGAGGCGGCGCCATTTATGCCAATCAGGATCGGGATGTTGTGCCCACAGCCAATCGAGGAACGCATCCACC ACGCACCCGTCCCACGCTTAAGCCTTCCGGCACTATTGTCTCGAAGGCTCAAGAATTTGTGGACATTTATAGATATCCACCAACACGACCGGATCCCATCTACCCACAGCCCACGCCCGACAAGACGGCAGCCAAGTGCCGCAAGGATGTGTGCCTGCTGCCAGACTGCTATTGTGGTGGTCGGGATATACCTG GCGGCCTCAATGTAACGCAGACACCACAAATTGTATTGATTACGTTCGACGATGCAATCAACCCGATTAACATTGATATCTACGCGGAGCTTTTCAATAACAAAACGCGAAAGAACCCCAACGGGTGTCCTTGGCGTGCGACGTTTTATTTGTCCCACGAGTGGACGGACTATGGCATGGTGCAGGATCTGTACGCTGATGGACATGAAATGGCCTCGCACACTGTTTC TCACAGCTTTGGCGAGCAGTTCTCGCAGAAGAAATGGACACGTGAAATAGCTGGCCAGCGGGAAATACTTGCGGCTTATGGTGGCGTCAAGTTGTCGGATGTCAGGGGCATGCGGGCGCCCTTCCTCTCGGTGGGCggcaacaaaatgtacaaaatgttgTACGACTCCAACTTCACCTACGACTCATCCATGCCTGTCTATGAAAATCGTCCTCCATCCTGGCCATACACACTGGACTATAAGATCTTTCACGATTGCATGATTCCACCCTGCCCAACGCGCTCCTATCCGGGAGTGTGGCAAGTGCCTATGGTCATGTGGCAGGACTTGAACGGTGGACGCTGCTCCATGGGCGACGCCTGCTCAAATCCCAGTGATGCGGAGGGTGTTACCAAAATGATTATGAAGAACTTTGAGCGGCACTACACGACGAACAG AGCACCTTTTGGATTGTTCTACCATGCAGCCTGGTTTACGCAGCCCCACCACAAAGAAGGCTTCATTAAGTTCCTGGATGCCATCAATGCCATGCCCGATGTGTGGATTCTAACCAACTGGCAGGCACTGCAATGGGTGCGGGATCCAACGCCCATATCACGCATTAACTCCTTCCAACCGTTTCAGTGCGATTATTCG GACCGACCGAAGCGCTGCAACAACCCGAAAGTGTGCAATCTCTGGCATAAATCTGGCGTGCGCTACATGAAGACCTGTCAGCCCTGTCCAGACATTTATCCTTGGACCGGCAAGTCGGGCATACGCTCATCGCGCATCGATAATGACAATAATGTTGAGGAACCCGCAGCGGCGTAA
- the LOC117900202 gene encoding uncharacterized protein LOC117900202 isoform X6 — MEFSTYRMSFLWLLGLCLLIFKAGPTEAQGKRASRITSSRSFGTNVKSTSSNGLSFDCPEEFGYYPHPTDCTQYYVCVFGGALLESCTGGLMYSHELQTCDWPRNVGCELVDTSTERGPARGQSQTQQQQHHQQHVPSRVRFGSAFSSPGGAQKAPTVAPQYHRSPPQVIQAQVHNIPPPPPELRVPPNPVVTSRGQPKPLLDAQEDIAKLYAEAQETLPPAEEEESDRQQRVYRGQPSTVSQVQRDRDGIIHQASINAIPQSGKLSSYAFGTAYSESLNDEQTLEYELSHNGLEARTRKRRELTRQTTAVADTATETTTTPEPEPKVQTEMPNDSNTSSEVMETESSSTLPGNDSESNNSEEHYDEVAPVEDKIQKYSSKISQRRETPANAVMEFDYAGDEAAEDEDERPEETDAATGESKRRPRQLRPLTHTSAKWPAQNYREIDNQGYHQHQTGQSYSFGNFNPYLTPPASPAQTPQPYGNHNYNKVNAGYPAQAYLHQQQQISTANQQKPKVVYTGYNLSLPPPPLEDDFRPIAGNYFGAPSNPRLPPQNLQQQHSSSGGDLLPYLIQQLKELKERRKNIQAENFAYFHLDNQPVTPATASAPAPSSSHATTTAQTPFAYYSHSHLSGDPSKPTQQVTPVPKGQYSTMGGFYNNQGPDHGQVNPNYPGKLVSQYSIGSTTESNYFQYNVIANQKMKGVYSTAKPNQVGQVAVKVRPPVTPLQVTQSINIVSAPNLAYNRPNTGLQQVPFRDFSHIPVGISYTGNSTVPESYQTFTKTITSTEAPATTTTADKPKLTNFQFNIHEFMANLKSSDLASVNPAINPLIKYFKQLNSDVQRRPVALSSTTTIPISTTLSTSTPKPRQREKPTITTTSRPLKGYESFIKGIQNQINKQTSSQSAAPPTKSPTTPRVRPTIRTSSSSSTTTTESVDYYDEDYEEDDDILPPSHLPPYMPMSETMAPPRPQLAATTAPVTGLPVRNNFQTGFMEATTTRRPFPNFAQLNSRPSTETGTGVPSFINFPSDIFQELKQRLPQSTTPTSAASTTQSTRPSSTTASTSTSTRMRYTTRPRTRGQQKWMTMAPAAAAAKGVENNTKRAKNESNSMSGYYSGKQSHSSLGGLQLNSVHIVGSDSGGDRHRNNNRNRGGAIYANQDRDVVPTANRGTHPPRTRPTLKPSGTIVSKAQEFVDIYRYPPTRPDPIYPQPTPDKTAAKCRKDVCLLPDCYCGGRDIPGGLNVTQTPQIVLITFDDAINPINIDIYAELFNNKTRKNPNGCPWRATFYLSHEWTDYGMVQDLYADGHEMASHTVSHSFGEQFSQKKWTREIAGQREILAAYGGVKLSDVRGMRAPFLSVGGNKMYKMLYDSNFTYDSSMPVYENRPPSWPYTLDYKIFHDCMIPPCPTRSYPGVWQVPMVMWQDLNGGRCSMGDACSNPSDAEGVTKMIMKNFERHYTTNRAPFGLFYHAAWFTQPHHKEGFIKFLDAINAMPDVWILTNWQALQWVRDPTPISRINSFQPFQCDYSDRPKRCNNPKVCNLWHKSGVRYMKTCQPCPDIYPWTGKSGIRSSRIDNDNNVEEPAAA; from the exons ATGGAGTTTTCAACATATCGAATGagttttctgtggctgctgggaTTATGTCTACTGATATTCAAAGCAG GACCCACAGAAGCTCAAGGCAAACGCGCCTCACGCATCACCAGCTCTCGCAGCTTTGGCACCAACGTCAAGTCCACCAGCTCCAATGGCCTCAGCTTCGACTGCCCCGAGGAGTTCGGCTACTATCCGCACCCCACGGACTGCACACAGTACTACGTGTGCGTGTTCGGTGGGGCACTACTTGAGAGCTGCACCGGCGGCCTTATGTACTCGCACGAACTACAGACCTGTGACTGGCCACGGAACGTGGGCTGCGAGTTGGTGGACACTTCCACGGAGCGCGGCCCGGCAcgtggccagagccagacgcagcagcagcagcatcatcagcagcatgtTCCTAGCCGCGTGCGCTTTGGGTCCGCTTTCAGCAGTCCAGGTGGCGCCCAAAAGGCGCCCACAGTGGCGCCGCAATACCATCGCTCTCCGCCACAGGTCATACAGGCTCAGGTCCACAATATCCCACCGCCTCCACCAGAGCTGCGCGTTCCACCCAATCCGGTGGTCACGTCGCGGGGTCAGCCGAAGCCATTGCTGGACGCACAAGAGGACATAGCGAAG CTCTATGCTGAGGCGCAGGAAACACTGCCACccgcggaggaggaggagtccgATCGTCAGCAGCGTGTGTATCGCGGCCAGCCAAGCACCGTTAGCCAGGTACAACGGGATCGCGATGGCATCATCCATCAGGCAAGCATCAATGCCATACCCCAGAGCGGAAAGCTCAGCTCCTACGCCTTCGGAACAGCCTACAG CGAAAGCTTGAATGACGAACAAACGCTCGAATACGAACTGTCACATAACGGACTCGAGGCACGAACGCGAAAACGACGAGAACTCACGAGGCAGACAACGGCAGTTGCGGACACAGCAAcggagacaacaacaacaccagaaccagaacccaaAGTGCAAACAGAAATGCCCAACGATTCGAATACATCGAGCGAAGTGATGGAAACtgaaagcagcagcacgctACCCGGCAACGACAGTGAATCGAATAACTCAGAGGAGCACTACGACGAGGTGGCTCCTGTCGAAGATAAGATACAAAAGTACTCCTCAAAGATAAGTCAGCGAAGGGAAACCCCAGCAAATGCAGTAATGGAGTTTGACTACGCTGGTGATGAAGCTGCTGAAGACGAGGACGAGCGCCCAGAGGAAACAGATGCGGCAACAGGGGAGTCAAAAAGACGCCCGCGTCAGCTTCGCCCACTCACGCACACCTCTGCCAAATGGCCGGCACAGAACTATCGGGAAATTGACAACCAAGGCTACCATCAGCATCAGACTGGCCAAAGCTATAGCTTTGGTAACTTCAATCCATATCTAACGCCACCAGCCAGTCCCGCGCAGACTCCGCAGCCGTACGGCAATCACAACTACAACAAAGTAAACGCCGGCTATCCCGCTCAGGCTTATctacaccagcaacagcagattTCCAcagcaaaccaacaaaagccaaaggtTGTGTACACCGGCTACAATCTATCGCTGCCACCGCCCCCCTTGGAGGATGACTTTCGCCCGATTGCGGGCAACTACTTCGGAGCGCCAAGCAATCCACGATTGCCCCCGCAGAACCTCCAACAACAGCACTCGAGCAGCGGTGGAGATCTGCTACCATATTTAATACAGCAGCTGAAGGAATTAAAGGAACGTCGCAAGAATATACAAGCGGAAAACTTTGCCTATTTTCATTTGGACAATCAGCCAGTGACACCCGCCACTGCCAGCGCCCCAGCACCCAGCTCCTCACACGCCACAACCACAGCACAAACGCCGTTCGCGTACTACTCACACTCCCACCTATCAGGCGACCCGTCCAAGCCCACACAGCAGGTGACACCCGTTCCCAAAGGACAGTACAGCACCATGGGAGGTTTTTACAATAATCAGGGTCCCGATCATGGGCAAGTCAACCCGAACTATCCCGGTAAGCTGGTATCCCAGTACAGCATTGGCAGCACCACGGAGAGCAACTATTTTCAGTATAATGTTATAGCGAATCAGAAGATGAAAGGCGTCTACAGCACAGCCAAACCGAATCAAGTAGGACAAGTGGCGGTCAAAGTGCGACCCCCAGTCACACCGCTGCAGGTCACGCAGAGCATCAACATTGTGTCGGCGCCCAATCTGGCCTACAACAGGCCCAACACAGGTCTGCAACAGGTGCCATTCCGTGACTTTTCGCACATACCCGTAGGCATAAGCTATACGGGCAACAGCACCGTGCCAGAATCCTATCAGACTTTTACCAAGACAATCACTTCCACAGAGGCTCCGGCGACCACAACGACTGCCGATAAGCCCAAGCTGacaaattttcaattcaatatCCATGAGTTCATGGCTAACCTAAAGTCCAGCGATCTGGCAAGTGTGAATCCGGCCATAAACCCATTGATTAAGTACTTCAAGCAGTTGAACAGCGATGTCCAGCGACGTCCAGTTGCCCTTTCCAGCACGACGACAATCCCAATTTCCACCACATTGAGTACTTCTACACCTAAACCACGACAAAGAGAAAAGCCAACCATTACAACCACTTCGAGACCGCTCAAGGGCTACGAGAGCTTTATCAAGGGcatacaaaatcaaatcaacaaaCAGACCTCGAGTCAGAGTGCGGCACCGCCTACAAAATCCCCAACAACGCCGCGAGTAAGACCCACAATAAggactagcagcagcagcagcacaacgaCTACCGAAAGCGTCGACTACTACGACGAGGACTACGAGGAAGATGATGATATACTGCCACCGTCACACTTGCCGCCTTATATGCCCATGTCCGAGACAATGGCACCACCACGCCCGCAActggcagccaccacagcGCCTGTGACTGGGCTGCCAGTACGCAACAACTTCCAGACTGGATTCATGGAAGCCACCACCACACGACGTCCATTCCCAAACTTTGCGCAGCTTAACAGCAGGCCCAGTACGGAGACTGGCACTGGAGTGCCGTCATTCATCAACTTCCCCAGCGACATATTCCAGGAACTTAAGCAACGTCTGCCACAGTCCACCACTCCCACGTCAGCGGCTTCCACTACGCAGAGCACGCGGCCCAGCTCCACGACAGCATCCACATCAACATCCACACGAATGCGCTACACAACGCGGCCACGCACTAGAGGACAACAAAAGTGGATGACGAtggcaccagctgcagctgcagccaagGGAGTCGAGAACAACACCAAACGGGCGAAAAATGAAAGTAATTCAATGTCCGGCTACTATTCCGGCAAGCAAAGTCACAGCAGCTTAGGTGGCCTCCAATTGAACTCTGTGCACATCGTCGGCTCAGACTCAGGCGGGGACAGACACAG AAACAACAATAGAAACCGAGGCGGCGCCATTTATGCCAATCAGGATCGGGATGTTGTGCCCACAGCCAATCGAGGAACGCATCCACC ACGCACCCGTCCCACGCTTAAGCCTTCCGGCACTATTGTCTCGAAGGCTCAAGAATTTGTGGACATTTATAGATATCCACCAACACGACCGGATCCCATCTACCCACAGCCCACGCCCGACAAGACGGCAGCCAAGTGCCGCAAGGATGTGTGCCTGCTGCCAGACTGCTATTGTGGTGGTCGGGATATACCTG GCGGCCTCAATGTAACGCAGACACCACAAATTGTATTGATTACGTTCGACGATGCAATCAACCCGATTAACATTGATATCTACGCGGAGCTTTTCAATAACAAAACGCGAAAGAACCCCAACGGGTGTCCTTGGCGTGCGACGTTTTATTTGTCCCACGAGTGGACGGACTATGGCATGGTGCAGGATCTGTACGCTGATGGACATGAAATGGCCTCGCACACTGTTTC TCACAGCTTTGGCGAGCAGTTCTCGCAGAAGAAATGGACACGTGAAATAGCTGGCCAGCGGGAAATACTTGCGGCTTATGGTGGCGTCAAGTTGTCGGATGTCAGGGGCATGCGGGCGCCCTTCCTCTCGGTGGGCggcaacaaaatgtacaaaatgttgTACGACTCCAACTTCACCTACGACTCATCCATGCCTGTCTATGAAAATCGTCCTCCATCCTGGCCATACACACTGGACTATAAGATCTTTCACGATTGCATGATTCCACCCTGCCCAACGCGCTCCTATCCGGGAGTGTGGCAAGTGCCTATGGTCATGTGGCAGGACTTGAACGGTGGACGCTGCTCCATGGGCGACGCCTGCTCAAATCCCAGTGATGCGGAGGGTGTTACCAAAATGATTATGAAGAACTTTGAGCGGCACTACACGACGAACAG AGCACCTTTTGGATTGTTCTACCATGCAGCCTGGTTTACGCAGCCCCACCACAAAGAAGGCTTCATTAAGTTCCTGGATGCCATCAATGCCATGCCCGATGTGTGGATTCTAACCAACTGGCAGGCACTGCAATGGGTGCGGGATCCAACGCCCATATCACGCATTAACTCCTTCCAACCGTTTCAGTGCGATTATTCG GACCGACCGAAGCGCTGCAACAACCCGAAAGTGTGCAATCTCTGGCATAAATCTGGCGTGCGCTACATGAAGACCTGTCAGCCCTGTCCAGACATTTATCCTTGGACCGGCAAGTCGGGCATACGCTCATCGCGCATCGATAATGACAATAATGTTGAGGAACCCGCAGCGGCGTAA